Proteins found in one Planococcus citri chromosome 2, ihPlaCitr1.1, whole genome shotgun sequence genomic segment:
- the elB gene encoding zinc finger protein Elbow has translation MITSNGNQYLTPDYFSSLPTTLDSKKSPLALLAQTCSQIGSDSPNTKSLNSSSDKLSNKNQREKSSPSSSSNGSSPVAPKSSFKPYESCLKDDSTKQSNDKKSPPKMLHHQPSQDSGKLVSSPSSSPGTRRTPTMAQDTPSTRPQSNPTTSSPLTKTTDPLSSLKSLSLPTSTSHNLIPNYPSLPLDVMASSLLSHPLKAAGMNPYLNYGRLKTAGSSAESMIPICRDPYCTSCQLSSHLLAASAQNGKPCPPGCTQCDIKSPNFLSGNHGNTLAAAYAQAQLAALAAASQMPYICSWIGGDATYCGKRFLTSEELLQHLRTHTSSESLLNVSAHSLLNRSYPTPPLSPLSTARYHPYSKPPFLPPSLFPMQANPAMHPAFPPYLFYNSKLGSASHH, from the coding sequence TTGGATTCGAAAAAGAGCCCTTTGGCTTTACTGGCCCAAACATGCAGTCAAATCGGATCAGATTCGCCGAATACCAAATCGTTGAACTCGAGCTCGGATAAATTATCGAATAAAAACCAAAGAGAAAAATCATCTCCTTCTTCTTCGTCCAACGGTTCATCTCCGGTAGCTCCGAAGTCGAGCTTTAAACCCTACGAAAGCTGTCTGAAAGACGACTCGACGAAACAATCCAACGATAAAAAATCGCCACCTAAAATGCTACATCATCAGCCATCCCAAGACTCTGGCAAACTGGTATCTTCGCCAAGTTCTTCGCCTGGTACCAGGAGGACACCTACGATGGCCCAAGACACGCCATCGACTCGACCTCAAAGTAATCCTACAACGTCTAGTCCACTAACTAAAACGACAGATCCGTTAAGTTCCTTGAAATCGTTATCTCTACCGACGTCCACATCGCATAACCTTATTCCTAACTACCCTTCATTACCATTAGACGTAATGGCCTCTAGTCTGCTATCACATCCTTTGAAAGCTGCAGGTATGAATCCGTATCTGAACTATGGTCGATTGAAGACCGCCGGATCGTCAGCTGAGAGCATGATTCCAATTTGCAGAGACCCATACTGTACCAGTTGCCAATTGAGTTCGCATTTACTGGCTGCATCTGCCCAAAATGGCAAACCGTGCCCTCCTGGGTGCACTCAATGTGATATCAAATCTCCTAATTTCTTATCCGGTAATCACGGAAATACCTTGGCTGCAGCTTATGCTCAGGCTCAGCTAGCAGCGCTGGCAGCTGCTTCTCAGATGCCTTACATATGCTCGTGGATCGGAGGCGATGCCACGTATTGTGGAAAACGATTCCTCACCTCGGAGGAACTCCTGCAGCATCTCAGAACCCATACTTCGTCCGAGTCGCTGCTAAATGTGTCTGCTCACTCGTTACTCAATCGATCCTACCCGACGCCTCCTTTGAGTCCTCTGTCTACGGCTAGATACCATCCTTACTCGAAACCACCATTTTTACCACCGTCGCTTTTCCCTATGCAAGCTAATCCCGCCATGCATCCGGCTTTTCCACCGTATTTGTTTTATAACTCGAAATTAGGATCGGCTTCTCATCATTAa